Proteins co-encoded in one Gossypium arboreum isolate Shixiya-1 chromosome 11, ASM2569848v2, whole genome shotgun sequence genomic window:
- the LOC108472817 gene encoding equilibrative nucleotide transporter 3-like gives MTVVDGGESPSRLEGKISAMIVCWILGFGSLIAWNSMLTIGDYYYNLFPDYHPSRVLTLVYQPFAFGTMSILAYNESKINTRRRNIFGYSLFVASTFMLLVLDLATSGRGGLGSFIGICAIVAFLGVADACVQGGIVGDLSFMLPDFIQSFFAGLAASGALTSALRLITKAAFEKSNNGLRKGAMLFLAISTLFEFLCVLLYTYFFPKLPIVKYFRSKAALEGSKTVQADLAAAGIQTKDDHHEQNERLSNKQLVIQNIDYALDLFLIYVLTLSIFPGFLYENTGEHKLGTWYPLVLIASYNVWDLISRYLPLVKFLKIESRKGLTIAILSRFLLIPAFYFTAKYGDQGWMILIVSFLGLTNGHLTVCVMTAAPKGYKGPEQNALGNILVLCLLIGIFAGVSLDWLWLIGKKNAF, from the exons ATGACTGTTGTTGATGGAGGAGAATCACCTTCAAGGCTTGAG GGAAAAATTAGTGCCATGATTGTTTGTTGGATTCTGGGATTTGGATCTCTTATCGCTTGGAATAGTATGCTCACAATTGGAGATTATTATTATAATCTCTTCCCT GACTACCATCCTTCAAGGGTACTTACTCTGGTTTATCAACCCTTTGCCTTTGGAACAATGTCAATATTGGCATACAACGAATCAAAGATCAATACTAGACGGAGGAACATATTTGGATACTCACTTTTTGTTGCAAGTACTTTCATGCTCTTAGTG TTGGATTTAGCTACATCAGGGAGAGGAGGACTTGGATCTTTCATTGGTATATGTGCTATTGTTGCATTTCTTGGAGTTGCAGATGCTTGTGTTCAAGGTGGAATTGTTGGTGATTTGTCTTTCATGCTCCCGGACTTTATTCAG TCCTTCTTTGCTGGTTTGGCTGCATCTGGTGCCTTGACCTCTGCTTTAAGGCTTATCACAAAAGCAGCCTTTGAAAAGTCTAACAATGGTCTTCGTAAAGGGGCAA TGTTGTTTCTAGCTATTTCTACATTATTTGAGTTCCTATGTGTCCTATTGTACACATATTTCTTCCCTAAATTGCCAATAGTGAAGTACTTCCGCTCTAAGGCAGCTTTAGAAGGATCAAAAACTGTTCAAGCTGATCTTGCGGCAGCTGGTATCCAAACAAAAGACGACCAT CATGAACAGAATGAGAGGCTAAGCAACAAACAATTAGTCATTCAGAACATAGATTACGCGCTTGACCTATTTCTAATATACGTCTTAACGCTGTCGATTTTCCCTGGATTCTTATACGAAAACACTGGTGAACATAAGTTGGGTACAT GGTATCCACTTGTGTTGATAGCATCTTACAATGTGTGGGATCTGATATCAAGATATCTTCCCCTTGTAAAATTCTTGAAGATAGAGTCAAGGAAAGGCCTTACGATTGCAATACTCTCTCGATTCTTACTGATCCCTGCTTTTTACTTCACTGCCAAGTATGGTGATCAAGGATGGATGATATTGATCGTATCATTCCTGGGATTAACAAATGGTCACCTCACGGTCTGTGTAATGACTGCAGCACCTAAAGGTTACAAG GGGCCTGAACAAAATGCCTTGGGTAATATACTAGTGCTATGTCTATTAATTGGGATATTTGCAGGGGTTTCTTTGGACTGGTTATGGCTCATTGGTAAAAAGAATGCCTTCTAA